A single region of the Dehalobacter sp. 12DCB1 genome encodes:
- a CDS encoding uroporphyrinogen decarboxylase family protein translates to MSEVVNLYQERLDRVYKTLRLEQADRVPVLGTYGTWSAYYAGYTDSETNWDTDKCGKAMMKVANDIPLDMLHQPFSRPGGVYQALGSSSFHYLSDSNIVQYSDEGAKIMKDDEYSEFTKNPFRFLVEKVLPRKYAELAKDSPMKDLAFAKGAMKFGMFGAQKGAIKGSLAAQGMPVLFDGIILHPMDWIADFFRGIKNTFMDIRRRPVELAEAIQAFTPLVIRLGMGQVHMGPPSPNPKVLLMPLHLPTMLKTADFDKYYWPSFKMIMEFFVAHNVYVIPFYEGDWSRYYNHLQELPAKKTMGWFEHGDPKELKDKLKDTMCLIGVFPATLLQYGTKEECIAKAKELLDDLAPGGGYIFGTDKELIAPQDAKAENVIAVNKFVMEYGIYK, encoded by the coding sequence ATGAGTGAAGTTGTGAATCTATATCAAGAGCGTCTGGACCGGGTTTATAAAACCTTGAGGCTGGAACAAGCAGACCGCGTTCCGGTGTTAGGCACTTATGGTACCTGGAGTGCCTATTATGCAGGATATACCGATTCTGAAACCAATTGGGACACAGATAAATGCGGGAAAGCAATGATGAAAGTGGCGAATGATATTCCGTTGGATATGCTTCATCAGCCCTTTTCCAGACCTGGCGGCGTGTATCAGGCGTTGGGGAGCAGTTCATTCCATTATTTAAGTGACAGCAATATCGTTCAGTATTCCGATGAGGGTGCGAAAATAATGAAAGATGATGAATATTCCGAATTTACTAAAAATCCATTCAGGTTTTTGGTAGAAAAGGTTTTGCCGCGAAAATATGCCGAACTGGCCAAAGACTCCCCGATGAAGGATTTGGCATTTGCCAAAGGCGCCATGAAGTTCGGAATGTTTGGCGCCCAGAAGGGAGCCATTAAGGGTTCGCTTGCCGCACAAGGAATGCCTGTGTTATTTGACGGTATTATTTTACACCCGATGGATTGGATTGCCGATTTCTTCCGGGGCATTAAAAACACATTTATGGATATCCGCCGTCGTCCGGTTGAGCTCGCTGAAGCCATCCAAGCGTTTACACCGTTGGTCATCAGACTCGGTATGGGTCAGGTACACATGGGACCGCCGAGTCCAAATCCCAAAGTTCTTCTTATGCCGCTGCATTTACCTACGATGCTCAAAACAGCGGATTTTGACAAGTATTACTGGCCGTCATTTAAAATGATTATGGAATTCTTCGTTGCCCATAATGTCTATGTCATACCGTTCTACGAAGGGGATTGGTCACGTTATTATAATCATCTTCAAGAACTGCCTGCCAAGAAAACAATGGGCTGGTTCGAACATGGCGATCCCAAAGAGCTTAAGGATAAACTCAAAGATACCATGTGTCTTATCGGAGTTTTCCCGGCGACTTTACTGCAGTATGGCACCAAGGAAGAGTGTATTGCCAAAGCGAAAGAATTATTGGATGATCTGGCGCCTGGCGGAGGATACATTTTTGGTACTGATAAAGAACTTATTGCGCCTCAGGATGCGAAAGCAGAAAATGTTATCGCCGTAAACAAGTTTGTCATGGAGTATGGTATTTATAAATAG
- a CDS encoding cobalamin-dependent protein (Presence of a B(12) (cobalamin)-binding domain implies dependence on cobalamin itself, in one of its several forms, or in some unusual lineages, dependence on a cobalamin-like analog.), with protein sequence MVDLKVLTQAMSDLDEDVLNKAIDEVLSKENNAAEVQEVVKACQQGMTLVGERYDSGEYFIGDLVFAGEVLQSVMDKLKPALSAGSSAKGGKIVLATVFGDLHDIGKNIFRSMVEAAGFEVIDLGINVPVSQIVDKVKEVNPDIVGLSGVLTLALDSMKETVDGLAEAGLRNSVKVIIGGVPVNEVVCKSIGADGFSTNAAEGVKICQRWVG encoded by the coding sequence GTGGTGGATTTGAAAGTCCTGACTCAAGCGATGTCCGATTTGGACGAAGACGTGTTAAACAAGGCGATTGATGAAGTACTAAGCAAAGAAAACAATGCAGCAGAAGTTCAAGAAGTTGTTAAAGCCTGTCAGCAAGGTATGACGCTCGTAGGTGAGCGTTATGATTCGGGCGAATATTTTATCGGGGACCTGGTCTTTGCCGGGGAAGTGTTACAAAGCGTAATGGACAAGCTCAAACCGGCTTTAAGTGCAGGGTCCTCAGCAAAAGGCGGAAAAATTGTCCTGGCTACCGTTTTCGGAGATCTTCATGACATAGGTAAAAATATTTTTAGATCCATGGTTGAGGCCGCAGGTTTCGAGGTGATTGACCTGGGGATTAATGTTCCGGTTAGCCAGATCGTGGACAAGGTAAAAGAGGTTAACCCTGATATTGTCGGATTAAGCGGTGTACTGACCTTGGCGCTGGACAGCATGAAAGAAACAGTTGACGGTCTTGCTGAAGCAGGCCTTAGAAATTCAGTCAAGGTAATTATCGGCGGAGTACCGGTTAATGAGGTTGTTTGTAAAAGCATAGGAGCCGATGGTTTCTCGACTAACGCTGCTGAAGGCGTAAAAATATGCCAGAGATGGGTGGGTTGA
- a CDS encoding 4Fe-4S double cluster binding domain-containing protein produces the protein MHVENLIQDKAYEFGYEKCGIVRIQDLEGYDKCLRERIDKVPVSKMFYRSQSRLTDLQERYPWAKSVIVAVSHFGHYKAPGELKGHIAKHYLFDGRVNTESKEFKRSVAMEQFLQDLGLKTASNRNFGIVGLRWAAMKAGLGIIRKNNFFYTESGSWVELEAWITDRDMELVESTNLPICPEGCSNCIKACPTCSLSSPYTMNPLSCVSFLTTFGGRDLANDPLGKSFGTWIYGCDACQDACPMNSGKWTEKDEFPGVLEISLCLTPENIMKMEEEFYKHNIQPKFFYLSPDELWKWKVNVLNFMRNNYQESYKQYILEACNNENEKIRDIAQTIYKDVFNR, from the coding sequence ATGCATGTAGAGAATTTGATTCAGGATAAGGCTTATGAATTCGGTTATGAAAAGTGTGGGATTGTCCGTATTCAGGATTTAGAAGGTTATGATAAATGTCTAAGGGAACGTATCGATAAAGTCCCCGTCTCAAAGATGTTCTATCGGAGCCAAAGCCGTTTGACGGATCTGCAAGAGCGGTACCCCTGGGCAAAATCTGTTATCGTCGCTGTTTCTCATTTTGGACATTATAAAGCACCTGGGGAGTTAAAAGGGCATATCGCTAAACACTATCTATTTGACGGACGTGTCAATACGGAATCTAAGGAATTCAAGAGAAGCGTTGCGATGGAACAATTTCTGCAGGACCTGGGACTCAAAACAGCCTCAAACCGGAATTTTGGCATCGTTGGATTGCGCTGGGCGGCCATGAAGGCCGGGCTTGGAATCATACGCAAAAATAATTTCTTTTATACGGAATCCGGTTCCTGGGTGGAACTAGAAGCGTGGATTACCGACAGGGATATGGAATTGGTTGAATCAACTAATTTACCGATTTGTCCTGAAGGCTGCTCCAATTGTATCAAAGCCTGCCCTACCTGCTCTCTTTCATCGCCTTATACAATGAATCCGCTCAGCTGTGTCTCCTTTCTCACCACTTTTGGCGGCCGTGATTTGGCAAACGATCCTCTTGGCAAGAGTTTTGGAACCTGGATCTACGGGTGCGATGCCTGTCAGGACGCATGCCCGATGAACAGCGGCAAATGGACGGAGAAGGATGAATTTCCCGGTGTTTTAGAAATATCGCTTTGTCTTACACCAGAAAACATAATGAAAATGGAAGAAGAATTTTATAAGCATAACATACAGCCAAAATTCTTTTACCTTTCTCCGGATGAATTATGGAAATGGAAAGTAAACGTATTGAATTTCATGCGGAATAATTATCAGGAAAGCTACAAGCAATATATCTTGGAGGCATGCAATAATGAAAATGAAAAGATTCGCGATATAGCACAGACGATTTACAAAGATGTCTTCAACAGATAA
- a CDS encoding MarR family winged helix-turn-helix transcriptional regulator — MKNNEKKPSICNCLNLRRAASAITKIYDEKLAPSGLTVSQYSILKHLKFFGPISVSDLAIKIRLDRTTLVRNFKPLEAAFLIIDVSQKGARNRQLQLTQKGIEKYIEAEYLWNDAQNFIKQELGKENIEKLTSLLSVIERLGS; from the coding sequence ATGAAAAACAATGAAAAGAAGCCGTCAATCTGTAATTGTCTGAATTTACGTAGGGCTGCTTCGGCAATTACAAAAATATATGATGAAAAGCTGGCCCCAAGCGGATTGACAGTCAGCCAGTATTCAATTTTGAAGCATCTAAAGTTTTTTGGTCCCATTAGTGTCAGTGACCTGGCTATAAAAATCAGGTTGGACAGGACGACTTTAGTCCGTAACTTTAAACCTCTGGAAGCTGCATTCTTAATTATTGATGTTTCTCAAAAAGGCGCCCGGAACCGTCAGCTTCAATTAACCCAAAAAGGGATTGAGAAATACATTGAGGCGGAATACCTGTGGAACGATGCGCAGAATTTCATTAAACAGGAACTCGGAAAAGAAAATATTGAAAAATTAACATCTCTCCTTTCCGTGATTGAGAGGTTGGGATCTTAA
- the leuB gene encoding 3-isopropylmalate dehydrogenase has translation MPKIAVLPGDGIGKEIIPEALKVLQAVLKDCPVKFEFDSYLIGGAAIDEVGKALPAETLDACKKADAVLLGAIGGPKWDTLPAKERPELGALLPIRKELGLFANIRPVKMIPSLISASTLREEVVRNVDMVVIRELTGGIYFGEKGRNENPRAAYDILLYNEEEVRRIIELGFETARGRRKKLCSVDKANVLESSRFWREIAEDVAKKYPNVELTHMYVDNAAMQLVRYPEQFDVIVTENMFGDILTDLASMLGGSIGMLASASLNGKKGLYEPAHGSAPDIAGQNKANPLATILSAAMMLCYTFDLNEEAGRIENAVTKVLDQGYRTADLAKPGDKVLGTKEMGDAVVAAL, from the coding sequence ATGCCTAAAATTGCCGTATTACCCGGTGACGGGATTGGAAAAGAGATCATCCCTGAAGCGCTGAAAGTGCTTCAGGCAGTATTAAAAGACTGCCCGGTCAAGTTCGAATTCGACAGTTATCTGATCGGCGGAGCCGCAATTGATGAAGTCGGCAAAGCACTGCCTGCCGAAACACTGGATGCTTGTAAGAAGGCTGATGCAGTACTTTTGGGTGCGATCGGCGGACCCAAATGGGATACGCTACCGGCTAAGGAAAGACCTGAGCTTGGTGCGCTTTTGCCGATCAGAAAAGAACTCGGTCTCTTCGCGAATATCCGTCCAGTCAAAATGATTCCTTCGCTCATTTCAGCTTCCACCTTACGGGAAGAAGTCGTCAGAAATGTGGATATGGTTGTGATTCGCGAACTGACCGGCGGGATCTACTTCGGTGAAAAGGGAAGAAATGAGAATCCCAGGGCAGCCTATGACATCCTTCTCTACAATGAGGAAGAAGTCCGCCGGATCATTGAGCTTGGTTTTGAAACTGCCAGAGGCAGACGGAAAAAGCTCTGCTCGGTCGATAAGGCCAATGTGCTCGAGTCGTCTCGTTTCTGGCGGGAGATTGCTGAAGATGTTGCAAAAAAATATCCGAATGTCGAACTGACGCATATGTATGTTGACAATGCCGCCATGCAGCTAGTGCGTTATCCGGAACAGTTCGACGTGATCGTCACAGAGAATATGTTTGGAGATATCCTGACCGACCTGGCTTCGATGCTCGGCGGCTCGATCGGCATGCTCGCTTCAGCCAGCCTGAACGGTAAGAAAGGACTGTATGAGCCTGCTCACGGTTCCGCACCGGACATTGCTGGTCAAAACAAGGCAAATCCACTGGCGACGATCCTTTCGGCGGCGATGATGCTATGCTATACGTTTGACTTGAACGAAGAAGCCGGTAGAATAGAGAATGCTGTGACCAAAGTTCTGGATCAGGGCTACAGGACAGCCGACCTGGCCAAACCTGGAGATAAGGTGCTCGGGACAAAAGAAATGGGAGACGCAGTGGTGGCTGCGCTGTAA
- a CDS encoding 3-isopropylmalate dehydratase small subunit has product MGKAWKFGNDIDTDVIIPARYLNRFEPEHLAAHCMEDADASFAANVQPGDTMIGGKNFGCGSSREHAPLAIKAAGVKAVIAESYARIFYRNALNIGMPILECPEAVKGIESGDEIEVDLQNSTIQNVSKGTSFQATPFPPFMQELIKAGGLVPYVKEKRKNA; this is encoded by the coding sequence ATGGGTAAAGCTTGGAAATTTGGTAATGATATCGATACGGATGTCATCATCCCGGCGCGCTATCTGAACCGCTTTGAACCGGAACATCTCGCCGCCCATTGTATGGAAGATGCGGATGCTTCTTTTGCGGCCAACGTGCAACCCGGAGATACTATGATCGGCGGCAAAAACTTCGGCTGCGGATCTTCCAGGGAACATGCTCCGCTGGCGATTAAAGCGGCCGGTGTCAAGGCAGTCATCGCAGAATCCTATGCACGGATATTTTACCGGAATGCGCTGAACATCGGGATGCCGATTTTGGAGTGTCCGGAAGCTGTCAAAGGCATTGAGTCCGGTGACGAGATTGAGGTCGATCTTCAGAATAGCACGATCCAAAACGTCAGCAAGGGAACAAGTTTTCAGGCCACTCCTTTTCCACCGTTTATGCAGGAATTGATTAAAGCCGGTGGGCTGGTTCCGTACGTAAAGGAGAAAAGAAAGAATGCCTAA
- the leuC gene encoding 3-isopropylmalate dehydratase large subunit, giving the protein MGMTISEKILAAHAGVDKVVPGEIINAKLDIVLSNDVTAPVAIKEFEKLEIEKVFDKEKVALVPDHFTPNKDIASAEQCKTVREFARKHEIKHYWDTGRVGIEHCLLPEQGVVLPGDLIIGADSHTCTYGALGAFATGVGSTDCAAGMATGEAWFRVPETLKFVFHGTKFQPYVGGKDLILYIIGKIGVDGARYKAMEFAGNGIKALSMDNRLTMCNMAIEAGGKAGIIEPDEITLEYVKARAKRDYKVYHSDPDAVYEKVYEFNTEDIPLQIAFPHLPENTKSVDEARGIKIDQVVIGSCTNGRLEDLEITAKILKGKKIHPDIRCLIFPGTQDILLEAMSRGWIQTMIEAGAAVSTPTCGPCLGGHMGILAKGERALSTTNRNFVGRMGHPESEVYLCNPAVAAASAICGKIVHPREVVDNG; this is encoded by the coding sequence ATGGGTATGACGATAAGCGAAAAAATTCTGGCAGCCCATGCCGGAGTAGATAAAGTTGTTCCCGGAGAAATCATCAATGCCAAATTGGATATAGTCTTATCTAATGACGTTACGGCTCCGGTGGCGATCAAGGAGTTTGAAAAGTTAGAAATTGAAAAGGTATTTGACAAGGAAAAAGTAGCATTGGTACCCGACCATTTCACCCCAAACAAGGATATTGCTTCGGCGGAACAATGCAAAACTGTCAGGGAATTTGCTCGGAAACATGAGATTAAACATTACTGGGATACCGGAAGAGTCGGCATTGAACACTGTCTGCTCCCAGAACAGGGTGTGGTTCTACCCGGTGACCTGATTATCGGTGCCGACTCCCACACCTGCACGTACGGCGCACTCGGCGCTTTTGCAACCGGTGTCGGCAGTACCGATTGCGCGGCTGGGATGGCCACAGGTGAGGCTTGGTTCAGAGTCCCCGAAACTTTAAAATTTGTTTTTCACGGTACGAAGTTTCAGCCCTATGTCGGCGGCAAGGATTTGATTCTGTATATCATCGGCAAAATCGGCGTTGACGGTGCCCGCTATAAAGCGATGGAATTTGCCGGAAACGGCATCAAAGCACTCTCTATGGACAACAGGCTGACGATGTGCAATATGGCAATCGAGGCCGGCGGCAAAGCGGGGATCATTGAACCGGACGAGATTACGCTGGAGTACGTCAAAGCCAGGGCAAAAAGGGATTATAAAGTCTATCATAGCGACCCGGATGCCGTATACGAGAAAGTCTACGAATTTAATACAGAAGATATTCCGCTGCAAATCGCTTTCCCGCATCTCCCGGAAAACACCAAATCCGTAGATGAAGCGCGCGGCATAAAAATAGATCAGGTTGTCATCGGCTCGTGCACGAACGGACGTCTTGAGGATCTCGAAATCACGGCTAAGATTCTGAAAGGGAAGAAGATCCATCCGGATATCCGCTGCCTGATTTTCCCGGGCACCCAGGATATTCTGCTTGAAGCGATGAGCCGCGGCTGGATTCAGACCATGATTGAAGCCGGAGCAGCAGTCAGTACGCCAACCTGCGGGCCATGTCTGGGCGGCCATATGGGAATTCTGGCCAAAGGTGAGCGGGCACTGTCCACCACGAACAGGAACTTTGTAGGCCGGATGGGCCATCCTGAAAGCGAAGTATACCTGTGCAATCCGGCAGTCGCTGCGGCTTCAGCCATATGCGGAAAAATCGTTCATCCGAGGGAGGTCGTTGACAATGGGTAA
- a CDS encoding 2-isopropylmalate synthase, with protein sequence MRRIEFFDTTLRDGEQSPGVALNMEEKLQIARQLEKLGVDVIEAGFPITSLGDFQAVSLIAEKIRNTTIAALARAEAKDIERAWEAIHIAESPRIHTFIATSPIHMQYKLRKTPDEVLERAVYGVKLAKSKVSDVEFSAEDASRSDIDFLAKVFSLVIKEGATVINIPDTVGYAMPAEFAQFVKAIMDKTDGIEKVKVSVHCHNDLGLAVANSLAAVKAGIHQIECAVNGLGERAGNAALEELAMALHTRKDLYEVETGIVTREISRTSSLVSRLSGMRVQPNKAIVGKNAFAHESGIHQDGVLKERSTYEIMSPDAIGLDMNTIVLGKHSGRHAVKQSLDDLSIEVSEERFEKLFEDFKTLAEKKKIITEADLYALAETQEAEETLALNYWQILSGNNLKPTATIGLELKDGKEHHDELVKAAYGDGPVAAAYKAIDKIVGIEGKLQNFSLQAIDVGEDSQGEVTVTVSFGDHTVAGRGVSPDIIEASVKAYVQAVNRALSKGWISLKQR encoded by the coding sequence GTGAGACGGATTGAATTTTTTGATACGACGTTAAGGGACGGGGAACAATCTCCCGGCGTTGCGCTGAATATGGAAGAGAAGCTACAGATTGCCCGTCAGCTAGAAAAACTGGGTGTGGATGTTATTGAAGCTGGTTTTCCGATCACTTCTCTGGGTGATTTTCAGGCCGTATCCCTGATCGCTGAAAAAATCAGAAATACGACCATTGCTGCGCTTGCCAGGGCAGAAGCCAAGGATATTGAAAGGGCCTGGGAGGCGATCCATATTGCGGAAAGCCCACGAATCCATACATTTATTGCGACATCTCCGATTCATATGCAGTACAAACTTAGAAAAACACCAGATGAGGTGTTGGAACGCGCTGTCTATGGGGTCAAGCTGGCAAAATCCAAAGTTAGTGATGTAGAATTCAGTGCTGAAGATGCTTCGCGCAGCGATATAGATTTTTTGGCCAAAGTATTCTCGCTGGTCATTAAAGAGGGCGCAACTGTAATCAATATTCCGGATACTGTCGGGTATGCGATGCCCGCAGAATTTGCTCAGTTTGTCAAAGCGATCATGGACAAAACCGATGGTATTGAAAAAGTCAAAGTAAGCGTCCACTGCCATAATGATCTCGGACTGGCCGTCGCGAATTCCCTGGCCGCAGTTAAGGCAGGCATTCATCAGATTGAATGTGCGGTCAACGGCCTCGGAGAACGGGCCGGGAATGCTGCGCTGGAAGAATTGGCCATGGCGCTGCATACCCGGAAAGACCTTTATGAGGTCGAGACAGGTATCGTCACCCGGGAGATTTCCCGGACCAGCAGTCTGGTCAGCAGACTGTCCGGTATGAGGGTCCAGCCCAATAAAGCGATCGTAGGTAAAAACGCTTTTGCGCACGAATCAGGCATTCATCAGGACGGAGTCCTCAAAGAACGCAGTACGTATGAAATTATGTCCCCGGATGCCATCGGACTCGATATGAATACGATTGTCCTTGGTAAACATTCCGGGAGGCATGCGGTTAAACAGTCTCTGGACGACCTGAGCATAGAAGTCAGTGAAGAACGCTTCGAGAAGCTTTTTGAAGACTTTAAAACGCTTGCTGAAAAGAAAAAGATTATCACGGAAGCTGATCTTTATGCGCTTGCTGAAACGCAGGAGGCAGAGGAAACGCTGGCCTTAAATTACTGGCAGATTCTAAGCGGCAATAACCTGAAGCCTACAGCAACGATTGGCTTAGAGCTGAAAGATGGGAAAGAGCATCACGATGAGCTGGTGAAAGCGGCTTATGGTGACGGTCCTGTAGCGGCTGCCTATAAGGCAATCGACAAAATTGTTGGGATTGAAGGAAAGCTGCAGAATTTCTCGTTACAGGCGATTGACGTCGGCGAAGATTCTCAGGGTGAAGTGACCGTAACGGTTTCGTTCGGTGATCACACTGTTGCCGGACGGGGTGTCAGTCCGGATATTATTGAGGCCAGCGTCAAAGCGTATGTCCAGGCTGTCAACAGGGCACTCAGCAAAGGCTGGATCAGCCTGAAGCAAAGATAA
- the ilvC gene encoding ketol-acid reductoisomerase, with protein sequence MAKMYYDQDADLGLLKGKTIAVMGWGSQGHAQSQNLRDSGLNVIVGLRKNSARWKEAEEAGLTVMTVAEAAAKADLIQILLPDETQSRIYREEIEPSLTAGKVLCFSHGFNIHFGQIVPPADVDVIMVAPKSPGHLVRRTYTEGAGTPGLIAVYQDATGNAKQIGLAYAKGIGCTRTGLIETTFEEETETDLFGEQAVLCGGASELVRAGFDTLVEAGYQPEIAYFECLHELKLIVDLMYEGGISRMRYSVSDTAQYGDLMVGRRIITEETRKEMKKVLSEIQNGEFARKWLSENQVGRPVFNAMTRRDAEHKIEKVGQELRSMMPWLKKK encoded by the coding sequence ATGGCTAAAATGTATTATGATCAAGATGCTGATTTGGGACTGCTGAAAGGAAAGACGATTGCGGTAATGGGTTGGGGAAGTCAGGGTCATGCCCAATCCCAAAACCTTAGAGATTCCGGTTTGAATGTTATCGTGGGCTTGCGCAAAAACAGCGCAAGGTGGAAAGAAGCCGAAGAAGCCGGCTTGACTGTGATGACGGTTGCTGAAGCAGCAGCCAAAGCAGACCTGATTCAAATCCTGCTGCCGGATGAGACCCAGAGCAGGATCTACCGGGAAGAGATCGAGCCGTCGCTTACCGCTGGCAAAGTACTTTGCTTTTCACACGGCTTTAACATTCACTTTGGTCAGATCGTGCCGCCGGCTGATGTCGACGTAATCATGGTTGCTCCGAAGAGCCCGGGACACCTTGTCCGCCGAACCTATACCGAAGGTGCAGGAACACCGGGACTTATCGCCGTCTATCAGGATGCTACCGGCAATGCCAAGCAGATCGGTCTTGCGTACGCTAAGGGAATTGGCTGTACCCGCACCGGTTTGATCGAAACGACATTTGAAGAAGAGACTGAAACGGACTTGTTCGGTGAGCAGGCCGTGCTTTGCGGCGGTGCGTCCGAATTGGTCCGCGCCGGTTTTGATACCCTTGTCGAAGCCGGTTATCAGCCGGAGATCGCCTACTTTGAGTGTCTGCATGAACTGAAATTAATTGTCGACCTGATGTATGAAGGCGGAATCAGCCGGATGCGCTACTCCGTATCCGATACTGCCCAGTACGGGGACCTGATGGTAGGTAGACGGATCATTACGGAAGAAACCCGCAAGGAAATGAAGAAAGTACTTTCTGAAATCCAAAACGGAGAGTTTGCCCGCAAATGGCTTTCCGAAAACCAGGTTGGCCGTCCCGTATTCAATGCCATGACCCGCAGGGATGCCGAACATAAGATTGAAAAAGTCGGTCAAGAGCTTCGTTCCATGATGCCGTGGCTGAAGAAAAAATAA
- the ilvN gene encoding acetolactate synthase small subunit → MLHTLAVMVENDPGVLARVSSLFSRRGYNIYSLTVCQTENPDLSMMTIVVEGDSQVIEQVTKQLHKLVVVHKVTNLSQESVVNRELALIRVKVKSDTRLEVLQTVDIFRGRVVDMGKNNLTIELTGDEEKIDAFVRTMRSYGILELVRTGKIAIARSDN, encoded by the coding sequence ATGCTGCATACACTCGCTGTAATGGTTGAAAATGATCCGGGGGTTCTGGCAAGGGTATCAAGCCTGTTTTCCCGGAGGGGCTACAATATCTATAGTCTGACGGTATGTCAGACTGAAAATCCTGACCTTTCCATGATGACGATTGTAGTCGAGGGTGACAGCCAGGTCATTGAACAGGTCACTAAACAGCTGCATAAACTGGTTGTCGTCCATAAAGTGACCAATCTGAGCCAGGAGTCGGTGGTAAACAGGGAATTGGCCCTAATTCGGGTAAAGGTTAAATCGGACACCCGGCTCGAAGTACTCCAGACGGTGGACATTTTCAGAGGCAGAGTCGTCGATATGGGCAAAAATAATCTAACTATTGAGCTAACCGGTGATGAAGAAAAGATTGATGCGTTTGTCAGAACGATGAGATCTTACGGTATTCTCGAACTTGTCAGAACCGGTAAAATCGCGATTGCCCGGTCCGATAATTAA